From Virgibacillus ihumii, the proteins below share one genomic window:
- a CDS encoding Gfo/Idh/MocA family protein — translation MGKLRLGIIGAGGIAVGRHLPAFQKLHDKVTLQAVQDIDETRARQVADRFSISDVFTEYHDMFHKVDAVVICTPNKFHSEIAVAALQHGVHVFCEKPMAITTDECREMMEAADKAGKVLTIGYHYRFMQESRAAKAIVDEGDIGKPIVARVKALRRRKVPGWGVFTNKSLQGGGSLIDYGCHFLDLAMWLMGNPDPVEISGATYNELSRTPGLVNEWGKVDHSTFDVDDHATAYIKFSNGSSLLFETSWAANVKEDIESVSISGTNGGLEVFPLEIYQEKNGMLLNSEPYWLPGEEDPGIPQAEAFVNSCLGQSEVLVKPEQALQVSHIIESIYQSNVSREKYSKGMKR, via the coding sequence ATGGGAAAACTGCGGTTGGGAATTATTGGAGCAGGCGGGATTGCTGTAGGCAGACATCTTCCTGCTTTTCAAAAACTGCATGACAAAGTGACACTGCAGGCAGTGCAGGATATTGATGAAACACGAGCTCGGCAGGTTGCTGACCGTTTTTCAATATCGGATGTGTTCACGGAATATCATGATATGTTTCACAAGGTGGATGCGGTTGTGATTTGCACACCTAACAAATTTCATTCTGAAATAGCTGTCGCGGCGTTACAGCATGGCGTCCATGTTTTTTGTGAAAAGCCGATGGCGATAACAACTGATGAATGCCGGGAGATGATGGAAGCTGCGGATAAGGCAGGCAAGGTGTTAACAATAGGTTATCATTACCGGTTTATGCAGGAATCCCGGGCGGCAAAAGCAATTGTTGATGAGGGCGACATTGGGAAACCAATTGTCGCACGGGTAAAAGCATTACGAAGACGAAAAGTACCAGGCTGGGGTGTGTTTACCAACAAATCGCTCCAAGGCGGCGGTAGTTTAATTGATTATGGATGTCATTTTCTTGATTTAGCCATGTGGCTTATGGGAAATCCTGATCCTGTTGAGATTTCCGGTGCAACATACAATGAATTAAGCAGAACACCTGGGCTTGTGAATGAATGGGGCAAGGTGGACCACTCCACGTTTGATGTTGATGATCATGCAACAGCCTATATCAAATTTTCCAATGGCAGCTCATTGTTATTTGAAACATCGTGGGCTGCGAATGTCAAAGAAGATATTGAATCGGTCAGCATTTCCGGAACGAACGGGGGTTTGGAAGTTTTCCCGCTTGAAATATATCAGGAAAAGAACGGCATGCTGCTAAACAGTGAACCGTATTGGCTGCCTGGTGAGGAAGATCCAGGCATTCCCCAGGCTGAGGCTTTTGTTAATAGCTGTCTGGGGCAATCGGAAGTGCTGGTGAAACCGGAACAGGCTTTACAGGTTTCACACATAATTGAATCGATTTATCAAAGTAATGTCAGCAGAGAAAAATATAGTAAGGGGATGAAACGATGA
- a CDS encoding ThuA domain-containing protein produces MKVTVWNENRHEQKNPDVRKAYPDGIHGAITRVLEQNGYEASAATLDEPEHGLTDEVLNNTDVLFWWGHIAHDEVEDEVVEKIKQRVLDGMGLIVLHSGHLSKIFRALMGTSCDLKWREADERERIWVCNPGHPIAEGVGEHIELSKEEMYGEHFDIPAPDELVFISWFEGGEVFRSGCTFRRGKGKIFYFRPGHETYPTYHNPEIQRVLLNAVKWAKPSANPTPVYGNTKPIESISIKD; encoded by the coding sequence ATGAAGGTAACCGTATGGAATGAAAATCGGCATGAGCAGAAAAATCCCGACGTCCGAAAAGCTTATCCTGACGGGATTCATGGTGCAATTACAAGAGTTCTTGAACAAAATGGATACGAGGCATCGGCGGCAACGCTGGATGAGCCGGAGCATGGATTGACGGACGAAGTTTTAAATAATACAGATGTTCTTTTTTGGTGGGGACATATTGCGCATGATGAAGTGGAAGATGAAGTGGTCGAAAAAATTAAACAGCGTGTTCTTGATGGAATGGGCTTAATTGTGCTTCATTCCGGCCACTTATCCAAAATCTTCCGGGCGCTGATGGGCACATCATGTGATTTGAAATGGCGTGAGGCTGATGAACGGGAACGGATATGGGTTTGCAATCCCGGTCACCCGATAGCAGAAGGCGTAGGTGAACATATCGAGCTTTCAAAAGAAGAAATGTATGGGGAGCATTTTGATATCCCTGCTCCTGATGAACTGGTGTTTATCAGCTGGTTTGAAGGCGGGGAGGTATTCCGAAGCGGGTGCACGTTCAGACGCGGCAAAGGAAAAATATTTTATTTCCGGCCGGGTCATGAGACATATCCGACATATCATAACCCGGAAATACAGCGTGTACTGTTAAATGCTGTGAAGTGGGCGAAGCCGTCAGCAAACCCAACTCCGGTATATGGCAATACTAAGCCGATTGAATCGATTTCCATTAAAGATTGA
- a CDS encoding Gfo/Idh/MocA family protein: MDTLKVAVVGCGSIARNRHLPEYAAEENVQIKAVCDVVEERAMEMANLYGSDVYIDYHEMVKETEIDAVSVCTPNALHAPVSIAALEAGKHVLCEKPMATSSEEAEEMIQAAEKSGKKLMIAHNQRFVPSHQKARELIENGEIGKIYSFRTTFGHGGPEGWSVDGKRSWFFKKELAFIGAMGDLGVHKSDLIRYLLADEIAEVGALVENSAKENIDVDDNAVCILKTITGIIGTLTASWSYVSSEDNSTIIYGENAILRLEDDPVNSLVVQYKNGETVKYELGQIQSNDEDGQTSTAVIEHFVSSVLQDKPVPVSGDEGKKSLEVILAALDSSETKQLVQLN; encoded by the coding sequence ATGGATACATTAAAAGTAGCAGTGGTTGGCTGTGGCAGTATCGCCAGGAATCGTCATCTGCCGGAATATGCTGCCGAAGAAAATGTGCAGATTAAAGCAGTATGTGATGTGGTGGAAGAACGTGCGATGGAAATGGCGAATCTGTATGGTTCAGATGTCTATATTGATTACCACGAGATGGTTAAAGAAACAGAGATTGATGCTGTAAGCGTATGTACACCAAATGCTTTGCATGCGCCTGTGTCGATTGCTGCGCTTGAGGCGGGAAAACATGTCCTGTGCGAAAAGCCGATGGCAACGTCAAGTGAAGAAGCAGAGGAAATGATCCAAGCTGCTGAAAAAAGCGGCAAGAAACTGATGATTGCACATAATCAGCGGTTTGTTCCGTCACACCAAAAGGCGAGGGAACTGATTGAGAATGGGGAGATAGGAAAGATTTACAGTTTCCGGACGACATTTGGTCATGGTGGTCCTGAAGGCTGGAGTGTTGATGGTAAACGCAGCTGGTTTTTTAAGAAGGAATTAGCGTTTATCGGTGCAATGGGGGATCTTGGTGTACATAAATCCGATCTGATTCGGTATTTATTGGCTGATGAGATTGCGGAAGTCGGTGCGCTTGTCGAAAATTCTGCTAAGGAAAATATTGATGTAGATGATAATGCCGTCTGTATTTTGAAAACGATTACTGGCATTATTGGTACATTAACAGCAAGCTGGTCGTATGTATCAAGTGAAGATAATTCAACCATTATATATGGAGAAAATGCGATTTTGCGGCTTGAGGATGACCCGGTTAACTCTTTGGTTGTTCAGTATAAAAACGGAGAAACCGTCAAGTATGAGCTTGGTCAAATCCAGTCAAATGATGAAGACGGTCAAACGAGCACAGCCGTTATTGAACATTTTGTTTCTTCCGTTTTGCAGGATAAGCCGGTGCCGGTCAGCGGCGACGAAGGGAAAAAATCGCTGGAAGTTATTTTAGCGGCCCTTGACTCCAGTGAAACGAAGCAATTGGTGCAACTTAACTGA
- a CDS encoding carbohydrate ABC transporter permease — protein MEKKAGPVFYILMAIFVFVVMFPFIWVFLSSIKPPSALFGEKAFDWFADNPSLKSYKSVFFDHPFLTYMKNSFIVSSITTIYTVFTASFAAYAIARLEFRGKTVILGLVLSVSMFPQIATLSPIYMILKNLGLTNSYLGLIIPYTTITLPLSIWIMVTFFRKIPHDLEESAKIDGATLMQTYWRIIFPLAVPGIFTTAILVFVAAWNEYLFALAINTAEAYKTVPVGISMFQGQYSIPWAEICAATVVVTIPLVVMVLIFQKRIVSGLTSGSVKE, from the coding sequence ATGGAGAAAAAAGCAGGACCGGTATTTTATATACTTATGGCGATTTTTGTTTTCGTTGTCATGTTTCCGTTTATATGGGTGTTTTTAAGCTCAATCAAGCCTCCATCAGCCTTGTTCGGTGAGAAAGCGTTTGATTGGTTTGCAGATAATCCGTCACTGAAAAGCTATAAGTCTGTCTTTTTTGACCACCCATTTTTAACATACATGAAAAATAGTTTCATTGTTTCATCGATTACAACGATTTACACTGTATTTACAGCATCATTTGCTGCGTATGCGATTGCCCGTTTGGAATTCCGTGGAAAAACGGTTATTCTTGGGTTGGTTCTATCGGTGTCAATGTTTCCGCAAATCGCAACGTTGTCACCCATTTATATGATTTTAAAGAACTTGGGTCTGACGAACAGTTATCTGGGGCTGATTATTCCGTATACAACAATAACATTGCCGCTGTCCATTTGGATTATGGTTACGTTTTTCCGAAAAATCCCTCATGACTTGGAGGAGTCGGCGAAAATTGATGGTGCTACCCTGATGCAAACGTACTGGAGAATTATTTTTCCGCTGGCAGTCCCGGGAATTTTTACGACTGCGATTCTTGTATTTGTTGCAGCATGGAATGAGTACTTATTCGCACTTGCAATTAACACGGCGGAAGCGTATAAAACGGTTCCTGTCGGGATCTCGATGTTCCAGGGACAATATTCCATACCATGGGCAGAAATATGCGCAGCAACAGTTGTAGTGACGATTCCGCTCGTGGTCATGGTACTTATTTTCCAAAAACGGATCGTTTCCGGACTTACATCCGGTTCGGTAAAAGAATAG